In uncultured Campylobacter sp., the following are encoded in one genomic region:
- the prmC gene encoding peptide chain release factor N(5)-glutamine methyltransferase, which yields MRIAEALRWGLGQCGSKYVAREILKFCERLEGEQLVLRCSEELAHEAEFRAKIAEFKDGRLLEYITQSCEFMGFKFYVDERVLIPRCETEILVKKALTLAQSLDEPRICEIGTGSGIIAICLKKLLPSCRITASDISADALEVARVNAASLGADVEFVHCAYADEIAGEFDLIVSNPPYIANSYALDARVLQEPKAALFGGERGDEILKRIVLIAARRAKFLACEMGYDQKQSLSAFLREQGFRVEFYKDLAQFDRGFVARNLNRS from the coding sequence ATGAGGATCGCTGAGGCGCTAAGATGGGGCTTGGGGCAGTGCGGCTCAAAATATGTCGCGCGCGAAATTTTAAAATTCTGTGAGCGCCTTGAAGGTGAGCAGCTCGTGCTGAGATGCTCGGAAGAGCTCGCGCATGAAGCGGAATTTCGCGCCAAGATAGCCGAGTTCAAAGACGGTCGCCTGCTTGAATACATCACGCAAAGCTGCGAGTTTATGGGCTTTAAATTTTACGTCGACGAGCGGGTGCTGATACCGCGCTGCGAGACCGAAATTTTAGTGAAAAAAGCTCTTACTTTAGCGCAGAGCTTGGACGAGCCGCGCATTTGCGAGATCGGCACGGGCAGCGGCATAATCGCTATCTGCTTAAAAAAACTCCTTCCTTCTTGCCGCATCACGGCTAGCGACATTAGCGCTGATGCGCTTGAGGTGGCGCGCGTAAATGCTGCAAGCTTGGGCGCGGACGTCGAGTTCGTACACTGCGCCTACGCAGATGAGATCGCGGGCGAGTTTGATCTCATCGTCTCAAATCCGCCCTATATCGCAAACTCCTACGCATTGGACGCGCGCGTGCTGCAAGAGCCGAAGGCGGCGCTGTTTGGCGGCGAGAGGGGGGATGAAATTTTAAAACGCATCGTGCTGATCGCCGCACGGCGCGCAAAATTTCTAGCCTGCGAGATGGGCTACGATCAAAAGCAGAGCTTGTCGGCGTTTTTGCGCGAGCAGGGCTTTAGGGTGGAATTTTACAAAGATTTGGCGCAGTTTGATCGCGGATTCGTCGCGCGAAATTTAAACAGATCGTAG
- a CDS encoding amidohydrolase family protein encodes MQTLDFHVHLLSKEVRFDRPYDRLALRLFGRRFGIDVSRAIKEPYEAYVDALLGGLRASKYVKKAVLFGVDAKFSDAGELIHRDKTVCADNDSVFEIYQKNPDLIVPFFSINPKRADALDEIDRCFELGFKGAKFLQNYWDLDTRLPRYVPYFEKLAKLGLPLVIHIGNESSVPSARRYEALEMIYAPLELGVTTVCAHMAINYEYSHIFRALSRRPRNFGHDYFALLALLRTHNNLYADVSALMTPVRAKALPHLASQTDVHSRLLYASDFPVPYSAIYNTYDLRLSQRIALHKEPNPFDRNARGLLAYFGEDSELWSNYKKILPFA; translated from the coding sequence ATGCAAACGCTTGATTTTCACGTCCATCTGCTAAGCAAGGAGGTGCGCTTCGACCGCCCTTACGACAGGCTCGCGCTGCGCCTTTTCGGCAGGCGTTTCGGTATAGACGTATCGCGCGCGATCAAAGAGCCATACGAGGCCTATGTGGACGCTCTGCTCGGCGGGCTTAGGGCTTCGAAATACGTTAAAAAGGCGGTGCTTTTCGGCGTGGATGCTAAATTTAGCGACGCGGGCGAGCTAATCCATCGCGATAAGACCGTCTGTGCGGACAACGACAGCGTGTTTGAAATTTATCAAAAAAACCCGGATCTCATCGTACCGTTTTTTAGCATCAATCCGAAGCGAGCGGACGCGCTAGATGAGATCGATCGCTGCTTCGAGCTCGGATTTAAAGGGGCGAAATTTTTACAAAACTATTGGGATCTGGATACGAGGCTGCCTCGCTACGTGCCGTATTTTGAAAAGCTCGCCAAGCTCGGCTTGCCGCTAGTGATCCACATCGGCAACGAAAGCTCGGTGCCGAGCGCGCGCCGCTACGAAGCGCTAGAGATGATCTATGCGCCGCTTGAGCTGGGCGTTACGACGGTGTGCGCGCACATGGCGATTAACTACGAGTATTCGCATATCTTTCGTGCGCTCTCGCGCCGTCCGCGAAATTTCGGACACGATTATTTCGCGCTTCTGGCGCTTTTGCGTACGCACAATAACCTCTACGCCGACGTTTCGGCGCTGATGACTCCGGTGCGCGCGAAAGCCCTGCCGCATCTGGCGAGCCAAACGGACGTGCACTCGCGCCTGCTTTACGCTTCGGACTTTCCGGTGCCGTATTCTGCGATATACAACACCTACGATCTGCGCCTGTCGCAGCGTATCGCGCTGCATAAAGAGCCCAACCCTTTTGATCGCAACGCGCGCGGACTGCTTGCATATTTCGGCGAAGATAGCGAGCTGTGGAGCAATTACAAAAAAATTCTGCCCTTTGCGTAG
- a CDS encoding M48 family metallopeptidase gives MAEQKVSLNLLGLPISLRFKRMKYARIRINKDCEISVSVPRSYTAAQAKDFILKHESWIRQTLERLRSKLLASDQVRILGKIYKLKFSREVELGTNCGADESLGESGARDCVGSGVSHVSGGVNSAHLQSGAGISDGGDVSGSANNGTGGMNYGAGGGTASEILKFHSGGHTSQNGAAGEDLKFNLAQESLSLESSKNFKFNPNALGARGQNLNRDGAQNLTGEEFFKSSCIRTEALEQNGGEQSCGENLKFHSDGCVSQSSNVGKFNSASSGEILKFDPAARDEILKFKPAENGEISNFSSAASEEIPLMSEKISKSANENAPQNVAQSAQAEECYEPNFTIKNFIQSSKFKDKIFMSRDVIFCESEGEFAAFKKAFALELYLRYIEKFSPRIGRKIARVRVRKMQTRWGSCNHAKGYLNFSLSLIERDRRFVEYVVLHELAHLIHANHGADFYALIAKIMPDFKARIKLGKG, from the coding sequence ATGGCAGAGCAAAAAGTTAGTCTAAATTTGCTAGGCTTGCCGATCAGCCTGCGCTTTAAGCGGATGAAATACGCGCGCATCCGCATTAACAAGGACTGCGAGATCAGCGTCAGCGTGCCGCGCTCCTACACCGCGGCGCAGGCGAAAGACTTCATCCTAAAGCACGAAAGCTGGATTCGTCAAACGCTAGAGCGGCTGCGAAGCAAGCTCTTAGCAAGCGATCAGGTTAGAATTTTAGGCAAAATTTACAAGCTGAAATTTAGCCGCGAGGTTGAGCTCGGTACAAACTGCGGCGCAGATGAAAGTTTAGGTGAGAGCGGCGCGCGGGACTGCGTAGGCAGCGGCGTAAGCCATGTGAGCGGCGGCGTAAATTCAGCTCATTTACAAAGCGGCGCGGGCATAAGTGATGGCGGCGATGTGAGCGGCAGCGCAAATAACGGCACGGGAGGCATGAATTACGGTGCGGGGGGCGGCACGGCAAGTGAAATTTTAAAATTTCACTCGGGCGGGCACACCTCGCAAAATGGCGCGGCGGGCGAGGATTTGAAATTTAACCTCGCACAAGAGAGTCTAAGCCTGGAAAGTAGTAAAAATTTTAAATTTAATCCGAATGCTTTGGGCGCGCGGGGGCAAAATTTAAATCGCGACGGCGCACAAAATTTAACGGGCGAGGAATTTTTCAAATCGAGCTGTATCAGGACAGAAGCGCTAGAGCAAAACGGCGGCGAGCAATCCTGCGGCGAAAATTTAAAATTTCATTCAGACGGGTGCGTTTCGCAAAGTAGCAATGTGGGCAAATTTAACTCCGCTTCAAGCGGTGAAATTTTAAAATTTGATCCTGCCGCAAGGGACGAAATTTTAAAATTTAAACCCGCCGAGAACGGAGAAATTTCAAATTTCAGCTCTGCCGCGAGTGAGGAAATTCCGCTCATGAGCGAAAAAATTTCAAAATCCGCGAACGAAAACGCGCCGCAAAATGTAGCACAAAGCGCGCAAGCGGAGGAGTGCTACGAGCCCAATTTTACGATCAAAAATTTTATCCAAAGCTCTAAATTTAAAGATAAAATTTTTATGTCACGAGACGTGATCTTTTGCGAGAGCGAGGGCGAGTTTGCGGCGTTTAAAAAGGCCTTTGCACTTGAGCTTTACCTACGCTATATCGAGAAATTTTCGCCGCGGATAGGCCGCAAGATCGCGCGGGTGCGGGTGCGCAAAATGCAGACGCGCTGGGGCAGCTGCAACCACGCCAAGGGCTATCTCAACTTCTCGCTAAGCCTGATAGAGCGGGATCGGCGCTTCGTCGAATACGTCGTGCTGCACGAGCTCGCGCACCTCATCCATGCAAACCACGGAGCGGATTTTTACGCGCTCATCGCGAAGATCATGCCCGATTTTAAGGCACGTATCAAGCTAGGCAAGGGCTAG
- the abc-f gene encoding ribosomal protection-like ABC-F family protein, with protein MALIELIDVTKKFGSHVVLDGVNFALDANERVAVIGKNGGGKSTLIKIVAGLCETDEGRIITQNGLNIQMLAQTPKFEDNLSVKDALRRELAEIYAALSEYDAISSKIAAQPENKELLARQDELIKFIEAKDGWQIDNKIEQVLQNFGLKIYENRSVCTLSGGEIRRVALGALVLKKPDVLLLDEPTNHLDVYMVKFLEEMLLSSKQTIVFISHDRYFIDRLATRSIEIEEGKISNFDGGYENYLRRKQEMLASLEKSHETLLKQLRAEEEWLHRGVKARLKRNEGRKARIMQMRQDAKKNPGAIRRVRLELERASRSFNGTGGDNRKKMLFECTNIGKILNGKVLFKGFSARVLQGERIGIVGANGAGKSTLLKILLGRSKIDAGEIKRGEIRIGYFDQTRSGITDDKSIIEIFCPNGGDHINVRGSYMHVYGYLKNFLFPKEFLDKPVGVLSGGEKNRLALAKLFTEQYDCLILDEPTNDLDIATINILEDYLLSFEGAVIIVSHDRYFIDKITNKLWVFEKNGTIDQIQMPYSQYLEFEDEMAEIDQIEADAGASASAEEGSRENKKEKTSAAKLSYKQNKILEEYPAKIEAIEARIKELNHALSTPEIYQKLGMQGLFEELEEKRGTLNSMENEYYEVLSLAESLK; from the coding sequence TTGGCTTTGATCGAGCTTATCGATGTTACGAAAAAATTCGGCTCCCACGTCGTTTTAGACGGCGTAAATTTTGCACTGGACGCTAACGAGCGCGTCGCCGTGATCGGCAAAAACGGCGGCGGCAAATCTACGCTGATAAAGATCGTCGCGGGTCTGTGCGAGACCGACGAGGGGCGGATCATCACTCAAAACGGGCTAAATATCCAGATGCTCGCTCAAACGCCGAAATTTGAAGACAATCTCTCGGTCAAAGACGCGCTGCGAAGGGAGCTAGCTGAAATTTACGCCGCCCTTAGCGAATACGACGCGATCTCGAGCAAAATCGCCGCACAGCCCGAAAACAAGGAGCTTTTGGCGCGCCAGGACGAGCTGATTAAATTTATCGAGGCCAAGGACGGCTGGCAGATCGACAATAAGATTGAGCAGGTGCTGCAAAATTTCGGGCTTAAAATTTACGAAAACCGCTCCGTCTGCACGCTTAGCGGCGGCGAAATTCGTCGCGTGGCACTGGGCGCGCTGGTGCTTAAAAAGCCTGATGTGCTGCTGCTGGACGAGCCCACGAATCACCTCGACGTCTATATGGTGAAATTTCTAGAGGAGATGCTGCTTAGCTCGAAGCAGACGATCGTTTTTATCAGCCACGATCGCTACTTCATCGACCGCTTGGCGACGCGCAGTATCGAGATCGAAGAGGGTAAAATTTCAAATTTCGACGGCGGATATGAGAACTATCTGAGGCGCAAGCAGGAGATGCTTGCTTCGCTCGAAAAGTCCCACGAGACGCTGCTTAAACAGCTGCGCGCCGAGGAGGAGTGGTTACACCGCGGCGTAAAGGCGCGCCTAAAGCGCAACGAAGGGCGCAAGGCGCGTATCATGCAGATGAGGCAGGATGCGAAGAAAAATCCGGGCGCGATCCGTCGCGTGCGGCTCGAGCTGGAGCGCGCGAGCAGGAGCTTTAACGGCACGGGCGGCGACAATCGCAAAAAGATGCTCTTTGAATGCACGAATATCGGTAAAATTTTAAACGGCAAGGTGCTTTTCAAGGGCTTTTCGGCGCGGGTTTTGCAGGGCGAGCGCATCGGTATCGTAGGCGCTAACGGCGCGGGCAAAAGTACTCTGCTTAAAATTCTACTCGGTCGCAGCAAGATCGATGCGGGCGAGATCAAACGCGGCGAGATCAGGATCGGCTACTTCGATCAGACCCGCAGCGGCATCACGGACGATAAAAGCATAATCGAAATTTTCTGTCCAAACGGCGGCGATCACATCAACGTCCGCGGCAGCTACATGCACGTCTATGGGTATTTGAAAAATTTCTTGTTTCCGAAGGAATTTTTGGATAAGCCCGTGGGCGTGCTTAGCGGCGGCGAAAAGAACCGCCTGGCGCTTGCGAAGCTCTTTACCGAGCAATACGATTGCCTGATCTTGGATGAGCCGACGAATGATCTTGATATCGCGACGATCAATATTTTGGAGGATTATTTGCTAAGCTTCGAAGGTGCGGTAATCATCGTAAGCCACGATCGCTATTTCATCGATAAGATCACGAATAAGCTTTGGGTTTTTGAAAAAAACGGCACGATCGATCAAATTCAAATGCCGTATTCGCAGTATCTGGAGTTTGAAGACGAAATGGCGGAGATCGATCAGATCGAAGCCGACGCTGGCGCGAGCGCGAGCGCGGAGGAAGGCAGCCGCGAAAACAAAAAGGAAAAGACGAGCGCCGCGAAGCTTAGCTACAAACAGAATAAAATTTTAGAAGAGTACCCCGCTAAAATCGAGGCTATCGAGGCGCGCATAAAGGAGCTAAATCACGCGCTCTCGACGCCTGAAATTTATCAAAAGCTCGGTATGCAGGGGCTTTTTGAAGAACTTGAAGAAAAAAGAGGAACGTTAAACAGTATGGAAAATGAATATTACGAAGTGCTTTCGCTCGCCGAGAGCCTAAAGTAG
- a CDS encoding GNAT family N-acetyltransferase, translated as MEFEILENSADFKPGDLDEIMVSIGWDTEQNAASVPPHETYRVWRTYDYVAIAKTQGKTVGVLEAFCDRDNFATSYLYCVIVHKDCQRRGIGTALVNAFNKRFAHTTTFVVTPLHKAEGAGEFLQKCGF; from the coding sequence ATGGAGTTTGAAATTTTAGAAAATTCCGCCGATTTTAAGCCTGGCGATCTAGATGAAATAATGGTCTCGATCGGCTGGGATACGGAACAAAACGCAGCCTCCGTGCCGCCGCACGAGACATACAGGGTGTGGCGCACATATGATTACGTGGCGATCGCCAAAACGCAAGGCAAGACCGTGGGGGTGCTGGAGGCGTTTTGCGACCGCGACAACTTCGCTACAAGCTATCTTTACTGCGTGATAGTTCATAAGGATTGTCAAAGGCGCGGTATCGGCACGGCGCTCGTGAATGCCTTTAATAAGCGCTTTGCGCACACCACCACCTTTGTCGTTACTCCTCTGCACAAAGCTGAGGGCGCCGGAGAATTCCTACAAAAGTGCGGTTTTTAG
- a CDS encoding YbgC/FadM family acyl-CoA thioesterase: MQIKIYYEDTDAQGIVYHANYIKFCERARSEALMQAGVDFAREDAHFVVSELCAKFLRPARLGDTLEIRTSLAALKNASALLRQEIYKIKDIKNVDFSELLYAQDVKIAFVKEGRPIKFSAEILEFFKSLK; the protein is encoded by the coding sequence ATGCAGATTAAAATTTACTACGAAGATACCGACGCGCAGGGCATCGTGTATCACGCCAACTACATTAAATTTTGCGAGCGGGCGCGCAGCGAGGCGCTTATGCAGGCTGGGGTGGACTTCGCGCGTGAGGACGCACACTTCGTAGTTAGCGAGCTTTGCGCTAAATTCCTCCGCCCCGCGCGTCTCGGCGACACGCTTGAAATTCGCACGAGCCTAGCCGCGCTTAAAAACGCCAGCGCCCTTTTGCGACAAGAAATTTACAAGATCAAAGATATTAAAAACGTAGATTTCAGCGAGCTTTTATACGCACAGGACGTAAAAATTGCCTTTGTAAAAGAAGGCAGGCCGATCAAATTTAGCGCCGAAATTTTAGAATTTTTCAAATCTTTGAAATAA
- a CDS encoding MATE family efflux transporter, translated as MKEISLLRLSLAIYIDMFLRLVTTFINTYMISRVDVSLVGALGAGNEIFLLFITVFGFLAVGCSVLVAQALGAKNKVLAMRAIHTSIAFNALVGLCSGVFVFSCAPFLLRALQVPAELLSESAIYLKVISIVFAIDAVAIVLSAIVRVYGYANFIIAVSVVMNLVTLAGNYVVLFRPFGLPYYGLEGIGVSTIAGRMIGVFLFFLIITKVLKIKFYLTMFLKIKLATLRKILSVGLPSAGENMLWIVQYLVAFAFVASMGEASLTVQTIYFQISSFIFFGGSAISMANEVIVGRLVGAAKPQEAYRHTFTALRFGLGATALFVAIVFLAREQIMEMLSLNEAHKQVMRPLFYLTLGLEFGRTLNIVFVNALRASGDARFPFAMGVIFMWGVSIPVGWLLGIHLGYGILGVWIGFFCDEWLRGSANTARWISKKWQSKKLV; from the coding sequence ATGAAAGAAATCTCGCTACTAAGGCTCTCGCTCGCAATCTACATCGATATGTTTTTGCGCCTCGTGACCACGTTTATCAACACCTACATGATCTCGCGCGTGGACGTCTCGCTAGTAGGCGCGCTGGGGGCGGGCAACGAGATATTTTTGCTCTTCATCACCGTTTTCGGCTTTCTGGCCGTGGGCTGCTCGGTACTCGTAGCGCAGGCGCTCGGGGCGAAAAATAAAGTCCTAGCCATGCGCGCGATCCACACGAGCATCGCATTTAACGCGCTCGTGGGACTTTGTAGCGGCGTTTTCGTCTTTAGCTGTGCGCCGTTTTTACTCCGCGCGCTACAGGTGCCCGCCGAGCTTTTGAGCGAAAGCGCGATCTATCTTAAGGTTATCAGCATCGTCTTTGCGATAGACGCCGTCGCGATCGTGCTTAGCGCTATCGTGCGCGTTTACGGATACGCAAATTTCATCATCGCAGTCTCCGTGGTGATGAATCTAGTAACTCTCGCGGGCAACTACGTCGTGCTATTTAGGCCGTTCGGACTGCCGTACTACGGGCTTGAGGGCATCGGCGTGAGCACCATCGCGGGGCGCATGATCGGCGTATTTTTATTCTTTCTCATCATCACGAAGGTGCTAAAAATAAAATTTTACCTCACGATGTTTTTAAAGATCAAGCTCGCCACGCTGCGCAAAATTCTATCCGTAGGGCTTCCTAGCGCGGGCGAAAACATGCTGTGGATCGTGCAGTATCTGGTTGCATTCGCCTTCGTAGCGAGCATGGGCGAGGCGAGCCTTACCGTACAGACGATCTATTTTCAAATTTCATCATTCATCTTCTTCGGCGGAAGCGCGATCAGTATGGCAAACGAAGTGATCGTAGGCCGCCTCGTAGGCGCCGCCAAGCCGCAGGAGGCGTACCGGCACACTTTTACCGCGCTGCGCTTTGGGCTCGGGGCGACGGCGCTTTTCGTCGCGATCGTATTTTTAGCGCGCGAGCAGATTATGGAGATGTTGAGCCTAAACGAGGCGCACAAGCAGGTCATGCGGCCGCTTTTTTACCTAACGCTCGGGCTTGAGTTCGGGCGGACGCTTAATATCGTGTTCGTAAACGCCCTGCGCGCAAGCGGCGACGCGAGGTTTCCCTTTGCGATGGGCGTGATCTTTATGTGGGGCGTCTCGATCCCGGTGGGCTGGCTTTTGGGCATCCATCTGGGGTATGGAATTTTGGGCGTTTGGATCGGGTTTTTCTGCGACGAGTGGCTGCGCGGCAGCGCGAATACGGCGCGATGGATAAGTAAAAAATGGCAGAGCAAAAAGTTAGTCTAA
- a CDS encoding uracil-DNA glycosylase, which yields MQSSQLRRLLYYKAFGYRYVGAEILSGGERFFKALDALKSATAECNLCELAKTRAGSGEQNFKNFKTIKNFKNSKTPANVKLMIVALAPGANEGFGGGLEAEVAAALDQICAPEEIYFSFLIRCAVPQNRRVSSEMILKCAPYLTDEIKILKPKVVLCLGELCCKIVLRNGDLASMDVLHGSVFNEGGISFVPSFDPAFIAQNPSKAELFKEDLQKIKELL from the coding sequence GTGCAAAGCTCGCAACTACGCAGGCTGCTTTATTACAAAGCGTTCGGCTACCGCTATGTAGGCGCCGAAATTTTAAGCGGCGGCGAGCGATTTTTTAAGGCGCTGGATGCGCTGAAATCCGCTACCGCCGAGTGCAATCTCTGCGAACTCGCCAAAACGCGCGCTGGAAGCGGCGAGCAAAATTTTAAAAATTTCAAAACTATCAAAAATTTTAAAAATTCTAAAACTCCCGCGAACGTAAAACTTATGATCGTAGCTCTCGCACCGGGCGCTAACGAAGGTTTTGGCGGCGGTTTGGAGGCTGAAGTAGCAGCGGCGCTAGATCAAATTTGCGCGCCGGAAGAAATTTATTTTAGCTTTTTGATAAGGTGTGCGGTGCCGCAAAATAGGCGCGTAAGCTCGGAAATGATCTTAAAATGCGCGCCCTATCTGACCGACGAGATCAAAATTTTAAAGCCCAAAGTCGTGCTTTGCCTGGGCGAGCTCTGCTGCAAAATCGTGCTGCGAAACGGCGATTTGGCGAGCATGGACGTGCTGCACGGCTCGGTCTTTAACGAGGGCGGCATCAGCTTCGTGCCGAGCTTCGATCCCGCATTCATCGCGCAAAATCCGAGCAAGGCGGAGCTTTTCAAAGAGGATCTGCAAAAGATAAAAGAGCTGCTGTGA
- a CDS encoding type II toxin-antitoxin system RelE/ParE family toxin — MKIIQSKRFRAQLSKIVEFIAERSEDAAENFKNELFARAGELGFMPYKFRRSKSFDDDRIRDFVFKGFVIPYLIDEPNDTIVILAIFKQNLLRYLDARLKTSAFKIPRSVY; from the coding sequence TTGAAAATAATCCAGTCTAAAAGATTTCGCGCGCAGCTTAGCAAGATCGTAGAATTTATCGCAGAGCGCTCAGAGGATGCGGCGGAAAATTTTAAAAACGAGCTTTTTGCGCGAGCAGGCGAGCTTGGCTTTATGCCGTATAAATTTCGTAGATCAAAGAGCTTTGACGATGATAGAATTAGAGATTTTGTGTTTAAGGGTTTCGTAATCCCATATCTAATAGATGAACCTAACGATACAATCGTTATCCTAGCGATATTTAAGCAAAATCTATTGAGATATCTTGACGCCCGTTTAAAAACATCTGCGTTTAAAATTCCGCGCTCCGTTTATTAA
- a CDS encoding M48 family metallopeptidase: MVWFLIFLYALYTIYKISLDLLELSFIRAKLKEPAVVLSEEDYRKAGEVGAVNLKFNIFSHCFSFAVALIWILAGAGALQRAIYDLAGDGILAGSCFVTAFLIIGGAAAFPLEIYKTFVKDRRLGFSTITPAVFVKDALKSLALTLVFGFAVASALVFCVNSLGAHWWVWGFLLSFGIVLLINLIYPTAIAPLFNKMQPLEQGELKERIEGLLQRCGFKSSGVFTIDASKRDKRLNAYFGGFGATKKVVLFDTLIEKLSEDEILAVLGHELGHFKHGDILKGLALSFVLLGATLAVFGNLPAGVFGALGLNADGGATLVFMILFAPILHAFFEPVISKLSRMHEFSADLHGASMQDKKSMIGALKKLGSENKAFPLAHKIYAAVYHSHPSLYERIRELDEDR; the protein is encoded by the coding sequence ATGGTTTGGTTTTTGATCTTTTTATACGCGCTTTACACGATTTATAAAATTTCGCTCGATCTGCTCGAGCTAAGCTTCATCCGCGCCAAGCTAAAAGAGCCTGCGGTGGTGCTTAGCGAGGAGGATTATCGCAAGGCAGGCGAGGTCGGCGCGGTAAATTTAAAATTTAATATATTTTCGCACTGCTTTTCGTTTGCGGTGGCGCTTATTTGGATACTTGCGGGCGCGGGCGCGTTACAGCGCGCGATATATGATCTAGCGGGCGATGGGATTTTGGCGGGGAGCTGCTTTGTAACGGCGTTTTTAATCATCGGCGGCGCGGCGGCGTTTCCGCTTGAAATTTACAAAACCTTCGTCAAAGATCGCCGCCTAGGCTTTTCCACGATCACGCCCGCCGTTTTCGTAAAAGACGCGCTAAAATCGCTCGCGCTCACGCTGGTTTTCGGCTTTGCAGTAGCCTCTGCGCTCGTTTTTTGCGTAAATAGCCTGGGCGCGCACTGGTGGGTTTGGGGCTTTCTGCTAAGCTTCGGCATAGTTTTACTGATAAATCTGATCTATCCGACCGCTATCGCGCCGCTGTTTAATAAGATGCAGCCGCTAGAGCAAGGCGAGCTAAAAGAGCGCATAGAGGGGCTTTTGCAGCGCTGCGGCTTTAAAAGTAGCGGCGTTTTTACGATTGACGCAAGCAAGCGTGACAAGCGCCTAAACGCCTATTTCGGCGGCTTCGGAGCGACGAAAAAGGTCGTGCTTTTCGACACGCTCATAGAGAAGCTTAGCGAGGATGAAATTTTAGCCGTTTTAGGGCACGAGCTCGGGCATTTCAAACACGGCGACATTTTGAAAGGCTTAGCGCTTAGCTTCGTGCTTTTGGGCGCGACGCTTGCGGTATTCGGAAACCTCCCTGCAGGGGTGTTCGGCGCGCTAGGACTTAACGCGGACGGCGGTGCGACGCTAGTTTTTATGATTTTGTTTGCGCCGATCTTACATGCGTTTTTTGAGCCGGTGATCTCCAAGCTTAGCCGCATGCACGAATTTAGTGCAGACCTGCATGGTGCCAGCATGCAGGATAAAAAGAGCATGATCGGCGCGCTAAAGAAGCTGGGCAGCGAAAACAAGGCGTTTCCGCTCGCTCATAAAATTTACGCCGCGGTGTATCATTCGCACCCGAGCCTGTATGAGCGCATAAGAGAGCTTGATGAGGATCGCTGA